Proteins encoded in a region of the Paenibacillus sp. W2I17 genome:
- a CDS encoding diguanylate cyclase: protein MFSTFFINICVMITFMYVSGIIAKFYSIRLPFPSLRVQLIGGLLFGIYGTVLMNYSFPLNETTIVDLRHLAIVTAAVYMGGLASVVTGLMISVLRILMFGLSSSAIDAGFVMTLIGLSGVYFAYAPWSRLTKIITMNLLGMTLIFIILMLNTDSMNSLMKIYPLQMTISFAGGLFIYFIAEFINKSNEMLFLLEKRASTDHLTNLSNRRQFEKSLQLELQRARDYQQKLSLLAIDIDRFKKVNDTYGHSAGDAVLKQLGQLLIEHARSADIVSRNGGEEFAILLLDCGHRQAVATAESIRQAVEKYHFALPDGHTTRLTISIGVAVYPDHCDDHDDDDFFEQADRALYEAKNTGRNRVCALTYRSLPLTL from the coding sequence TTGTTTAGCACTTTTTTCATTAATATCTGTGTCATGATTACGTTTATGTATGTATCCGGGATCATCGCAAAGTTCTATAGTATCCGATTGCCTTTTCCCTCGTTACGTGTTCAGTTGATCGGCGGCTTATTATTCGGTATATATGGCACAGTACTCATGAACTATTCCTTCCCTCTGAACGAGACTACAATTGTAGATCTACGGCATCTGGCCATCGTTACCGCAGCGGTATATATGGGAGGATTGGCTTCGGTTGTTACGGGACTCATGATCTCGGTCCTTCGTATTCTGATGTTCGGCTTATCATCCTCTGCCATAGATGCAGGTTTTGTCATGACTCTGATCGGACTGTCCGGTGTATACTTCGCCTATGCTCCCTGGTCCAGACTGACCAAAATAATTACAATGAATCTGCTTGGCATGACATTAATCTTTATCATCCTTATGTTGAATACAGACAGCATGAATTCATTAATGAAGATATATCCGTTACAAATGACCATTTCCTTTGCCGGTGGATTATTTATCTATTTCATCGCAGAATTCATTAATAAATCCAATGAAATGTTATTTCTATTGGAAAAAAGAGCATCTACCGATCATCTTACCAACCTGAGCAATCGACGACAGTTCGAAAAATCACTTCAACTGGAACTCCAGCGTGCGCGAGATTACCAACAGAAGCTTTCCTTGCTTGCCATTGATATTGACCGATTCAAAAAGGTAAACGACACCTATGGTCATTCCGCTGGCGATGCGGTCCTGAAGCAACTTGGACAACTGCTCATTGAGCATGCACGTTCTGCTGATATCGTGTCACGAAACGGTGGGGAAGAATTCGCCATTCTCTTGCTCGACTGTGGACACCGTCAGGCCGTTGCTACCGCCGAATCTATCCGGCAGGCGGTAGAGAAATACCATTTTGCTCTGCCCGACGGGCACACGACACGTCTAACCATCTCCATTGGTGTAGCCGTATATCCGGATCATTGTGATGATCATGATGATGACGATTTCTTCGAACAGGCCGACCGTGCTTTATATGAAGCCAAGAATACAGGGCGTAACCGTGTGTGTGCCTTAACTTATCGTTCCTTGCCTCTTACACTTTAA
- a CDS encoding M56 family metallopeptidase, translating into MWKTRSKLLFTVGFGIPLLVFMQMFMYAMYKIFGWDIPFNLLWLCNHWMSRLGWLSVGHFLLALVLLTFAGTGWLLMVRMMKTRAAVRKLRSMEVCALSRELESKYHHLGQPGFIVVDKHSPVAFTIGLWRPCIVLSTGLLTMLDAEEETAVVYHEVHHLWHRDPLKTTLLSVFAIMMPYIPVLKHTSKHYNIVREILADNEAIERTGNVAGIGSALLKLLRACPEPWGAKELTVQSSFADTSVNVRISRLLDPEQDVTLRLPRYAVLMSATVFLLLSILFVWSIG; encoded by the coding sequence ATGTGGAAGACCCGCTCGAAACTTTTGTTTACCGTCGGGTTTGGCATTCCGTTACTCGTGTTCATGCAGATGTTCATGTACGCGATGTACAAAATTTTTGGCTGGGACATCCCGTTTAACCTGCTCTGGCTCTGCAATCATTGGATGAGTCGACTCGGTTGGTTATCCGTGGGACATTTCCTGCTGGCACTGGTATTGCTGACATTTGCGGGAACAGGCTGGTTGCTAATGGTGCGTATGATGAAAACCAGGGCAGCCGTACGTAAGCTTCGCTCCATGGAGGTGTGTGCATTGTCTCGCGAACTGGAGTCCAAGTATCACCATCTCGGACAGCCAGGATTCATTGTGGTGGACAAGCATTCTCCGGTTGCATTTACAATTGGTCTATGGAGACCTTGCATTGTACTCTCCACGGGACTTCTGACGATGCTGGATGCAGAAGAGGAGACGGCAGTTGTGTACCACGAAGTCCATCATCTGTGGCACCGTGACCCACTGAAGACGACACTGTTATCGGTATTTGCAATCATGATGCCGTATATTCCCGTATTGAAGCATACTTCGAAACATTACAATATTGTTAGAGAAATTCTGGCAGACAATGAGGCCATTGAGCGTACAGGCAACGTGGCAGGCATTGGCAGTGCTTTGCTCAAGCTGCTCCGTGCTTGTCCTGAACCTTGGGGAGCCAAAGAACTGACCGTTCAATCCTCATTTGCGGATACGTCGGTGAATGTCCGAATTTCACGTCTGTTGGACCCGGAACAGGACGTGACGCTGAGGTTGCCACGTTATGCTGTTCTGATGTCGGCTACTGTTTTTCTATTGCTGTCTATCTTGTTTGTTTGGTCCATCGGATAG
- a CDS encoding Fur family transcriptional regulator, with protein sequence MRTLNLTIQRQAVYDVVRHSEDHPTAADVMNRLVEQGYNLAYGTVYNSLRYLTDKELIRELKLGETASRYDARMDDHQHIMCEVCGKVDEVMTEVPPQWMKQVAEETGYAIDHAHVVFGGVCGECRNKRIK encoded by the coding sequence GTGAGAACTTTAAATCTGACGATACAACGGCAAGCGGTATATGATGTGGTGCGCCATTCAGAGGATCACCCGACAGCTGCTGATGTCATGAATCGACTCGTGGAACAAGGATATAATCTGGCCTATGGTACGGTGTATAATTCACTTCGTTATCTGACGGACAAAGAATTGATAAGGGAGCTTAAACTCGGAGAGACAGCAAGCCGGTACGATGCCCGTATGGATGATCATCAGCATATTATGTGTGAAGTGTGCGGCAAAGTGGACGAGGTGATGACAGAGGTTCCTCCACAATGGATGAAACAGGTAGCTGAAGAAACCGGATATGCAATCGATCATGCTCATGTGGTCTTTGGAGGTGTCTGCGGGGAATGCAGAAACAAACGGATCAAGTGA
- a CDS encoding winged-helix domain-containing protein, producing MQKQTDQVKIKLPGRRLPLRVKPALSDSTPLVDNCPVTRRVILISPMPGQVHELVKALTDSCFDVLVFHRWEPDLHERLVFDLLIYDLSVAGTIDAFAGISSRLNREAEHTTPCLYLVGEKMIGSASGPMLQEELLVWPARPQEALYRVQRMIGNSPALPNRGFLPEEGHRIGFKDLWLDRERMSVQRDNNRIHLTKTEYDLLLKLIDAKGAVISREEMLSDIWETDFTGGSNVVDVHIKSLRKKLGDNASSPQYIVTVRGVGYRLAD from the coding sequence ATGCAGAAACAAACGGATCAAGTGAAAATAAAACTGCCTGGCCGCCGTTTACCCCTAAGGGTTAAACCAGCCTTGTCTGACTCAACACCACTTGTGGACAATTGTCCTGTTACACGGCGTGTTATTCTGATCAGCCCGATGCCGGGGCAGGTTCATGAACTGGTAAAGGCCTTAACGGATAGCTGCTTTGATGTACTGGTCTTCCATCGCTGGGAACCGGATCTGCATGAGCGTCTTGTCTTTGATCTGTTAATCTATGATCTGTCTGTTGCTGGAACTATCGATGCATTTGCCGGCATTAGCAGCCGATTGAATCGTGAGGCTGAGCATACAACCCCTTGTCTGTATCTGGTCGGTGAGAAGATGATTGGCAGCGCAAGTGGACCGATGCTTCAGGAGGAATTGCTGGTGTGGCCTGCACGCCCGCAGGAAGCACTTTACCGGGTGCAGCGCATGATTGGCAACAGCCCTGCTTTGCCCAACCGTGGTTTTTTGCCTGAGGAAGGGCACCGTATCGGGTTTAAGGATCTGTGGCTTGATCGTGAACGGATGAGTGTACAGCGCGATAATAACCGAATTCATCTAACCAAGACCGAATATGATCTGTTACTCAAGCTGATTGATGCCAAAGGTGCAGTCATTTCCCGTGAGGAGATGCTCAGCGATATCTGGGAAACGGACTTTACGGGTGGAAGCAATGTGGTCGATGTTCATATCAAAAGCTTGCGCAAAAAATTGGGCGATAACGCATCTTCGCCGCAATATATTGTCACTGTAAGAGGAGTGGGCTACCGCCTGGCGGATTAG
- a CDS encoding BlaI/MecI/CopY family transcriptional regulator gives MRIHNFKVGERGLNRFFGPLEAKIMDILWARPGSSIREVQTALEQDKDVNFNTVMTVMNRLVDKGLLGKSQKGRTSLYQPVQSKEEFMNDQSKELSHELVDEFGALALNHMLDALDEADAGLIERLEQKIKQWKKDSD, from the coding sequence ATGAGAATACACAATTTCAAAGTGGGTGAGCGTGGGCTCAACCGATTTTTCGGTCCGCTGGAGGCCAAGATCATGGACATTTTATGGGCTCGTCCTGGCAGCAGCATCCGTGAAGTGCAGACCGCACTTGAACAAGACAAAGACGTCAATTTTAATACAGTCATGACCGTGATGAACCGGCTCGTAGACAAGGGACTTCTCGGAAAGTCGCAAAAGGGCAGAACATCTTTGTACCAACCGGTACAGAGTAAGGAGGAGTTTATGAACGACCAATCCAAGGAACTGTCACATGAGTTGGTGGATGAATTCGGCGCTTTGGCATTGAATCATATGCTGGATGCGCTGGACGAAGCAGATGCGGGTCTGATTGAACGACTGGAACAGAAGATCAAACAATGGAAAAAGGATAGCGATTAA
- a CDS encoding aldo/keto reductase family protein, protein MDYRRLGGSGLKVSEISLGSWLTYGGYVERENAVKSIETAFDEGINFFDTANVYERGAAEELLGQTLKAYSRDSYVLATKVFGKMGDGPNDQGLSRKHIKEQCEASLKRLGVEYVDIYYCHRYHTETPIEETLRALDDLVRQGKVLYVGVSQWTAAQMEAALGTADRLLLDRIVVNQPVYNMFDRYIENEIIPLGERKGIGQVVYSPLAQGLLTGKYTSVSDIPENSRAAKLGWNEGKINADRIGKVRQLIEVADKLDLKVGQLALAWILRQNNVSSALVGASRPEQVKENAAASGVKLDAAIVEEIESILA, encoded by the coding sequence ATGGATTATCGCAGATTAGGTGGAAGCGGACTGAAAGTAAGCGAGATCAGCCTGGGAAGCTGGCTGACGTACGGAGGGTATGTGGAACGTGAGAATGCGGTGAAATCAATTGAAACTGCATTTGATGAAGGAATTAACTTTTTTGATACTGCCAATGTATACGAACGGGGTGCAGCAGAAGAACTGCTGGGGCAGACGCTCAAAGCATATTCCCGTGACTCTTATGTACTTGCAACCAAAGTATTTGGCAAAATGGGTGATGGTCCGAATGACCAGGGGCTGTCTCGCAAACATATCAAGGAGCAATGTGAAGCCAGCTTGAAGCGCCTGGGCGTTGAATATGTGGATATCTATTACTGCCATCGTTATCATACCGAAACACCTATTGAAGAAACACTCCGCGCGCTCGATGATCTGGTACGCCAAGGCAAAGTGTTATATGTAGGTGTCAGCCAGTGGACTGCGGCTCAGATGGAAGCTGCGTTGGGTACAGCAGATCGTCTGCTCCTCGATCGTATCGTGGTCAATCAGCCGGTGTACAACATGTTTGACCGTTATATTGAAAATGAGATTATCCCGCTCGGCGAGCGTAAAGGCATCGGACAAGTTGTATACTCCCCGCTTGCTCAAGGTCTATTGACCGGGAAATATACGTCCGTTTCCGATATCCCAGAGAATAGCCGTGCTGCCAAGCTAGGATGGAACGAAGGAAAGATCAATGCGGATCGCATCGGGAAAGTTCGTCAACTGATTGAAGTGGCGGACAAGCTGGATCTGAAGGTTGGCCAACTGGCCCTTGCCTGGATTCTGCGCCAAAACAATGTATCCAGTGCACTTGTAGGGGCGAGTCGTCCCGAGCAGGTAAAAGAGAACGCGGCTGCATCTGGCGTGAAGCTGGATGCTGCCATTGTTGAGGAGATTGAGAGCATCCTTGCTTGA
- a CDS encoding catalase, whose amino-acid sequence MTERMTTNQGAPVGDNQNSRTAGRRGPTLLEDYHLIEKIAHFDRERIPERVVHARGAGAHGVFTLEQSMKAYTTADFLQDPGTETDVLVRFSTVIHGTGSPETARDPRGFAVKFYTREGNYDIVGNHLPVFFIRDAMKFPDMVHSLKPAPDTNIQDPARYWDFMTLSPESTHMMTWLFSDLGTPASYREMDGFGVHAFKWINAQGHVHYVKYKWESAQGVRGFSRQEAAEVQGQDFNHATRDLREHIKNGQYPQWKLQVQLLKPEQMDDFAFDPLDPTKTWPEDVLPFHTVGTMTLNRNPQNFFAEVEQAAFSPSAVVPGIEPSEDKLLQGRLFSYPDTQRHRLGTNYLQIPVNCPYAPVRNHQRDGLMNVNQDPSPVNYEPNSSGNSPQEDPAYRDSQVPLQGYVTTEKIEKTDDYTQAGELFRSFTPVEQQHLLDNLINDLKGVSVDIQMRALCHFFRADGQLGGRLAHGLGVDISAHMPSPDGK is encoded by the coding sequence ATGACAGAACGTATGACTACGAATCAGGGAGCACCTGTAGGTGACAACCAGAATTCTCGCACAGCAGGCAGACGAGGGCCAACACTGCTTGAAGACTACCATCTCATTGAGAAAATAGCCCACTTTGACCGTGAACGTATTCCCGAAAGAGTTGTACATGCGAGAGGTGCTGGAGCCCATGGTGTATTCACGCTGGAGCAGAGCATGAAGGCTTATACAACAGCGGACTTCCTGCAAGATCCGGGTACGGAGACGGATGTGCTGGTTCGTTTTTCAACCGTTATTCACGGTACGGGATCACCAGAGACTGCACGAGACCCGCGTGGATTTGCCGTCAAATTCTATACACGTGAAGGCAACTATGATATCGTGGGCAACCATCTGCCCGTCTTCTTCATTCGTGATGCCATGAAGTTCCCTGACATGGTTCACTCCCTGAAGCCAGCTCCGGATACCAACATTCAGGACCCAGCTCGCTATTGGGACTTTATGACCCTCTCACCAGAATCGACACATATGATGACCTGGTTGTTCTCTGATCTGGGCACACCGGCGAGTTATCGGGAGATGGATGGATTCGGCGTACATGCTTTCAAATGGATTAATGCACAGGGGCACGTTCACTATGTGAAATATAAGTGGGAGTCTGCACAAGGGGTTCGAGGCTTCTCACGTCAGGAAGCTGCCGAAGTACAGGGCCAAGACTTTAACCATGCTACGCGTGATCTGCGTGAACATATCAAGAACGGGCAATACCCGCAGTGGAAGCTTCAGGTGCAACTGTTGAAGCCTGAACAGATGGATGATTTTGCTTTTGATCCACTCGACCCTACGAAGACCTGGCCTGAGGATGTACTCCCGTTCCATACGGTGGGAACCATGACCCTGAATCGTAATCCGCAAAACTTCTTTGCTGAAGTGGAGCAGGCTGCGTTTTCTCCTAGTGCGGTTGTACCTGGAATTGAGCCTTCTGAAGATAAGTTACTGCAAGGACGCTTATTCTCCTATCCAGATACACAACGTCACCGGCTTGGAACGAACTATTTGCAAATTCCGGTGAATTGCCCGTACGCACCCGTTCGTAATCATCAGCGTGATGGACTCATGAATGTGAATCAGGACCCATCCCCGGTGAACTATGAACCCAACAGTTCCGGGAACAGCCCGCAGGAAGATCCGGCATACCGGGACAGTCAGGTTCCGTTGCAAGGGTACGTTACAACAGAGAAAATCGAGAAGACGGATGATTATACACAGGCAGGGGAGCTCTTCCGTTCATTCACTCCTGTAGAGCAGCAGCATTTGCTGGATAATCTGATCAATGACCTTAAGGGTGTATCTGTTGATATTCAAATGCGTGCCCTGTGCCACTTCTTCCGAGCGGATGGACAGCTTGGCGGACGTTTGGCTCATGGACTCGGCGTGGATATTTCTGCACATATGCCGTCACCGGATGGAAAATAA